ACTTTCGACGGCATTTTTCTGACCGGAATTGTGGCGGTACTGTTGGCCTGATGGCTCAATGCTCCTCGCCGAGCAGAAAGAGCGAGGCCGCAATCACCAGGAAAATCAGATTGGGTAGCCAGGCTGCCATCCAGGGCGGGATCAGGCCCGAGCGGCCGAAGGAAGAGGTAAAGCCCAGCACTAACCAGTAGCCGAAAGCGATGCTCAGGCCCCAGGCGAAGCTGCGCCCCAGGGTGCTGCGGCGAGGCAACGGATCGAGATTCAGCGCTACCCCCACCGCCACCATCACCAGGCAGGCCAGCGGCAT
This Candidatus Binataceae bacterium DNA region includes the following protein-coding sequences:
- a CDS encoding LptF/LptG family permease, whose amino-acid sequence is VRLDPEEFTLGELNRYIHSLRRKGLEPGSYVVDRDLKYAMPLACLVMVAVGVALNLDPLPRRSTLGRSFAWGLSIAFGYWLVLGFTSSFGRSGLIPPWMAAWLPNLIFLVIAASLFLLGEEH